In the Brevundimonas mediterranea genome, TCAGCCACAGCACGAAGATGTGGGCCTGGGTGGCCACGGCGCGCTCGCGCGGGGCGATGATGCGCAGCACGCCCTGCGGCTCCTGCACCTGGATGTCGACATAGGCGGGGTAGCGGGTGGTGTCGAACCAGTAGGGGCGGTCCAGTCGGGCCGCCAGCGCCTTGTCCAGCACGCGGTCCACCACCCCGATGGGGCCGCGCCTCTGTTCCGTCGGCAGGGTCCGGCCCTCCTGCAGCGCGATCGACAGGGACATGGATCGCTCGGCCCGATCGGCCAGTCGCTCCAGATTGCGTTGGCTGGGGTCGTCCTCATAGCTCTCAACGGCCCAGGCGATATCGCCGGCCAGGCCCTCGGACAGGCGCGCCGTCACGGTCTGCCAGTGGGCGTCGAAGAAGATCCAGGTCACCACCACCTGCATGACCAGCACCGGCAGGACGATGATCAGCAGCGACCGCCCCCAGAGCGAGGTCGGCAGGCGCCGCTTCAGAAAGCGCGGCCACAGATAGGCGGGCAGCAGCCGCATGGTGTTCGTCGCCGGCTCAGTCGGGCGCGAGCATATAGCCCACGCCGCGCACGGTCTGGAGATAGCGCGGATTCTTGGGGTCGGCTTCCAGCTTGCGCCGCAAGCGGGTGACCTGAACATCGACGGCTCGGCCGGTGATGTCGGCCGTGTCGGGCGACAGGCTCATGCGTTCGACCGGGGCGTGGGCGTGAAGCGCCAGGGTCTTCAGCAACTGGGCCTCGGCCTCGGTCAGGCGTTGGGGCGCGCCGTCGCGGATCAGCTCCAGCCGCTCCATGTCGAACACGGCCGTGCCCAGCTTGATCTCGCGTGGGCCGATGGGCTTGCCGCCCGTGCGGCGCAGGATGGCCTCGATCCGCAGCACGAGTTCGCGCGGTTCGAACGGCTTGGACATATAGTCGTCGGCGCCCCGCGACAGCCCCTCGATCCGATCCTCGGGATCGCCGCGCGCGGTCAGCAGCAGGACCGGCGTCTTCGAGGTCTCGGCCTTGGCGCGAACCCAGGAGGTCAGGTCCAGGCCGCTTTCGCCCGGCATCATGACGTCCAGCACGACCAGGTCGAACTCGATCAGCTCCATCATCCGCTTGGCCGCCGCCGCGTGGGCGGCGCCGGTGACGCGGTAACCCTCGCGCGACAGATACTCCTTCAGCAGTTCGCGGATGCGGTCGTCGTCGTCGACGATCAGCAGATGGCGACCCACGCCCGGCCCGGCGATGGGACCCGAGCGGCCATATGCGCGCGTTTCGGCCATGCTCATCCGCGATTCTCCCGATCCCGGCCGTTGACCTGAGCGATTCGGGGAGCTCTAACAGACAGACTTCTGCAGGAGACGTGTTTCAATGGCCTTCGTTCCTTTCGACGATCGTGATGGATGGATCTGGTTTGACGGCGATTTCGTGCCCTGGCGGGAAACGAAGACGCATATTCTGACCCATGCCCTCCACTATGGCTCGTCGGTATTCGAGGGTGAGCGTATGTACGGCGGCGAAATCTTCAAGCTGACGCCGCATTCGGAGCGCCTGAAGCGGTCCGCGAACCTGCTCGATTTCGAGATACCTTACAGCGTCGCTGAAATCGACGCCATCTGTAACGAAACCTGCGCCAAAAACGGCTTGCAGGACTGCTACGTGCGCCCGGTCGCCTATCTCGGCCCGGAACAGACCAGTGTTTCGGCCCTGAACAACAAGGTCCATCTGGCGGTGGCCGTCTGGGACTGGCCCAGCTATTTCGACCCCGAGGTCAAGGCGCGAGGCCTGCGTCTGGAATGGTCCAAGTGGCGCCGCCCCGATCCGAGGACGGCGCCGACGACCGCCAAGGCGGCCGGCCTGTACATGATCTGCACCATGTCCAAGAATACGGCCGAGCGGAACGGCTTCGCCGACGCCCTGATGCTGGACTGGCGCGGCTATGTGGCCGAAGCCACCGGCGCCAACGTCTTCTTCGTCAAGGACGGCGTGCTGCACACGCCCAAGGTCGAGCACATCCTGGACGGCATCACCCGCCAGACGGTGATCGAGATCGCCCAGGCCAAGGGGATCGAGGTCGTGGTGCGCGACATCCTGCCGGAAGAACTGTCGGACTTCTCGGAGTGCTTCCTGACCGGCACCGCCGTCGAGGTGACGCCGGTGGCCGAGGTGGGCGACTATCGCTTCACGCCGGGCGCCCTGTCGCTGGACCTGATGGAGACCTACGGCCGGCTGGTGCGCCGCCAGGCCTGAGGCGGCGTCACCAACGCAGGGCGAAGCGGCCGACGGCGGCGCCGATCAGGCCGGCGGCCGCGACCCCCAGCGTATACCAGGTGGCGACGAAGGCGGCGGTCGCCTCGCCACAGTGCAGCAGACCATAGGCGGTGGCGGCGATGCCGCCCGTCGCCAGACCCAGCGCCAGACCGGCCGTCGTCGGCCGTGTCGGCGCCAGCCGTCGCGCCGACAGGAAGACCAGCGGCGCGGCGAAGGCCGAGACCAGCACGATGTTGCGGCCGCAGATGTCCCAGGTCTGGCCCAGCCAGCCGGCCATCCGTTGGCCCGGCGGCGTTAGAACCGTCTCGATCCCGCCCCAAGCCACGGCGATCCCGACCACAGCCAGCAGGGCGAACAGGGCCGGCCGCGGGTCCAGGCCGGGCCGTCCCAGCCGCGTCGCCAGCCAGATCGCCGTCTGGGCCAGGGCGGCCGTATAGATCGCCTTCAACCAAGGCGTGGGCGCCTGCAGCGCCTGGGTCAGGTCGGACCGCGCCCCCAGCAACAAGATGACCGCCACCGCAGCCGCGCCGCCGGCCCAGGCCAGCAGCGCCGGGTCCAGTCGGGCGGGGCGCACGGGCTCTATACCGGCGGCCAGGGCGTCGATCAGGTCTTCAGTCTTCATTTGGGTTCACGCTGGCGACCAGCGTCTTCATGGAGCGGTGGACGCTGACCTTGGCTGCGCCCTCGGTAAAGCCGTTGCGCTGAGCCGCTTCGGCCAGGCTGAACCCGCCGATCCGCACATCCTCGATGAGGCGGCGCTGGCGCAGCGGCAGGATGGACAGGACCTTCTTCAGATCCCGGCGGACGACGCCGTCCTCGACCGTGTGATCTGCCAGCAGGACCGACGCCTCCTCCAGCGGCACGTCGTGACGGCGGCCCTGGCGGCGGAAATGATCGATCAGCTTGTAACGCGCGATCGCATAGGCCCAGGCCGTGAAGGGCAGCGACCGGTCATAGGTCGCGCGCTTGGCGTGAATGGCGATCAGGCAGTCCTGCACGAGATCCTCCGCATCGGCTTCGCAGCCGGTCAGGCGACGTTTGAAGAAGGGGGTCAGGGCGCCGCGCATTTCGGTCAGCAGGGCGCGCCAGGCCGCGGGGTCGCCGTCGAGACCCCGCAACATCAGACGTTTGAGCTCGGCTTCCTTGTCGACCACGCAGCATCCCATTCGCGCCGGACGGGGCGAAGGTTACACGCCCGGCGGCGGACGACGACGAAATATTTCTCGTAACCTTCGCCGCGCCGGGACCGAAACCTCTGCTGTCAGGCCGCTCCGCCCCGGACGGCTGTCACACAGGAAATCGTCCCATGAATATCTCCGCCAAGATCCTGGTCGGCGCCGGCGCCTTGCTGGCCCTGGGCGCCAACGCCGCCGCCGCGCAGAACCGGCCCACGGCCCAGCAGGAAAACG is a window encoding:
- a CDS encoding sigma-70 family RNA polymerase sigma factor encodes the protein MVDKEAELKRLMLRGLDGDPAAWRALLTEMRGALTPFFKRRLTGCEADAEDLVQDCLIAIHAKRATYDRSLPFTAWAYAIARYKLIDHFRRQGRRHDVPLEEASVLLADHTVEDGVVRRDLKKVLSILPLRQRRLIEDVRIGGFSLAEAAQRNGFTEGAAKVSVHRSMKTLVASVNPNED
- a CDS encoding NrsF family protein; protein product: MKTEDLIDALAAGIEPVRPARLDPALLAWAGGAAAVAVILLLGARSDLTQALQAPTPWLKAIYTAALAQTAIWLATRLGRPGLDPRPALFALLAVVGIAVAWGGIETVLTPPGQRMAGWLGQTWDICGRNIVLVSAFAAPLVFLSARRLAPTRPTTAGLALGLATGGIAATAYGLLHCGEATAAFVATWYTLGVAAAGLIGAAVGRFALRW
- a CDS encoding response regulator, which encodes MAETRAYGRSGPIAGPGVGRHLLIVDDDDRIRELLKEYLSREGYRVTGAAHAAAAKRMMELIEFDLVVLDVMMPGESGLDLTSWVRAKAETSKTPVLLLTARGDPEDRIEGLSRGADDYMSKPFEPRELVLRIEAILRRTGGKPIGPREIKLGTAVFDMERLELIRDGAPQRLTEAEAQLLKTLALHAHAPVERMSLSPDTADITGRAVDVQVTRLRRKLEADPKNPRYLQTVRGVGYMLAPD
- a CDS encoding branched-chain amino acid aminotransferase; translated protein: MAFVPFDDRDGWIWFDGDFVPWRETKTHILTHALHYGSSVFEGERMYGGEIFKLTPHSERLKRSANLLDFEIPYSVAEIDAICNETCAKNGLQDCYVRPVAYLGPEQTSVSALNNKVHLAVAVWDWPSYFDPEVKARGLRLEWSKWRRPDPRTAPTTAKAAGLYMICTMSKNTAERNGFADALMLDWRGYVAEATGANVFFVKDGVLHTPKVEHILDGITRQTVIEIAQAKGIEVVVRDILPEELSDFSECFLTGTAVEVTPVAEVGDYRFTPGALSLDLMETYGRLVRRQA